ATCCGGGGGTACACGACCTCCAGCACGTCGCCCGACGGTTGTCGCCGGGCTCGGACCGAAAGGGGTTGACCACTGTGCGACAGCAGAGCTACGTATCGGCCGATGAACGTCGGGGGAGGTAGCCATGACGACAGCGATCATCATCATCGCCGTGGTCGTCGTGGCGGCCATCGCCGCGTTCTTCCTGCTCCGTGGACGATCGGCCGGCGGCAGGGGCCTGCGTGGCCGCTTCGGGCCCGAGTACGACCGCGTGGTCGCCCGACACGGCGGCGACACCGCCGCGGCCGAGCAGGAGCTCGGCGATCGGGTGAAGCGGCACGGCCACCTCGACGAGCGCCCGCTGACCGAGGAGGCGCGCGCACGGTACGCCGCCCGCTGGGCGAGCGCCCAGGAACTGTTCGTGGAATCGCCGGAGCGGGCGCTCACCGAGGCCGACGCGCTGCTGGCCGATCTGACGCGCGAGCGCGGCTTCCCGGGCGGCGAGGACTTCGAGGACCGTACGGACGCGCTCTCCGTCCACCACGCCGCGCACGTCGACGGCTACCGCCGGGTGCACGCCGCCCGCCACGGGAACGTGAGCACCGAGGAGATGCGCGAGGCACTGATCGAGGGCCGCGGGCTCTTCGACGACCTGCTCGCGGGCGCCCCGTCGGGGCGTGAGCACGGCAACAGCCATCTGGTGAAGGGACGCGGTACGTCATGACGCGGACACCGAACGAAAAGACAGGTCTGCCCGAGGGTGCGGGCCCCATCGACATGGGCACGCCCGTGAGGGGATCGGGCACGCCCGTGACGGCTCCGAGGACGGTCACGGGCGAGGAGCCGGCCGGCCGTACCGGGGCGGGCCCCCGTACCGCCCCCGACCACGGCCCCGGCCCCGCGGTCTCCGAAACCCCGGGTCACACGGTCCCCCATGCCGGATCGGACGCCGCCCGAGGGGGCGGGGGTGAGCCGCACCACGGCCGGCCGCTGTTCTCCCCCGAGGAGCAGGAGGCGTTCGCCGCCCGCATCCAGCAGGCGGTGACCGGGTTCGTGGAGGATCCGCACCGGGCGGTACAGGAGGCCGACGCCACCTTCGACGAGGTCGTCGCGTCCCTCGGGGCCGCCCTGGAGGAACGCGGGCGGCGCCTGCGCGCGGGGAAGGACGGGAGCGAGGCTGCCGCCGGGGCGGAGACCGAGGATCTGCGGATCGCCCTCCAGCACTACCGCGACCTGACGGAACGCCTCGTACGCCTGTAGCCGGCGCGCGACACAGGGCGCACAAGGGGCCGGTCCGGCCGGGAGCCTCCCGGCCGGACCGGCCCCTTCCGCGCTCACGCCGCGTCGGTCACTGCCGTCGCTGCCGTCACTCGCGTCGCTCCCGACGGTTCAGCCGCGGAGTACCAGGCCGTCGCGCAGCCGCTCCAGTGCGGCGTCGGGCACGCGCAGCCCGTCGCGTACATAGCCGTCGAGGCCGCCCCAGCGCTCGTCCATGGCGTCGAGCGCCACGTCCAGGTAGCGGGGGCGGACCTCGATGATCGCCGCGGCGACGGCGGGGTCGCCGCCGCCGTCCAGGAACTTCGTCACGTACGGGGCGAAGGCCGCCCGTACGGCGGGGTTGACCGCGAGGAAGTCCGACCGCACCGTCGCGCGGGCCGCTCCCAGGAGCATCAGCAGGACGGCTGCCGCCCAGCCGGTACGGTCCTTGCCCGCCGTGCAGTGGAAGAGCAGCGGGCGCGCGGCGGGGTCGGCGACCGTCTCCAGGAAGGCCCGGTAGGCGGCCGCGGCCCCCGGCGAGAGGACCATCTTCCGGTAGGTCTCGGCGAAGAGCTCCTCGGCCCGGCCGCCTCCCAGCGCCCGTTCCGCCTCGACCGGGTCGGCGAGCAGGGACCTCAGCCGGGCGGGCGCCACGCCCGGGTGGTCGCCCAGCACATCGGCGACGAAGAGCCTGGCCCGGTCCGGCAGGCGGTCCGGGGCCCACTGACGCTCGTCGGCGGTGCGCAGGTCCACGACGGTGCGGATACCGAGTGCGGACACCGCCCGGTCGCTCTCCGGGTCGAGCTCGCTCAGCTGACCCGAGCGGAAGAGGACGCCCTGCCGCACCCGGCGGTCACGGCCCAGGGCGATGCCGCCGAGGTCGCGCAGATTGACGACGGTGGCGGCCGGAACGGTCCGGGCTGTCTGCACGATGAACTGCCTCTTTCCCTGATGAATTCCAGGAATTCCACATATCGGGATCAATGTCGTATGCAGTAAGGAAAGCACCACCGGAGAGCGCCGGGCGGCTCCCCGGGGCGCCGGCCGGGCATCAGTCCGACAGGAGCTTCGTCTTCTGGTCCACGAACTCGGCGTCGGTGAGGACGTCCCGCTTCCACAGCTCGGCAAGCCGCTCCAGCCGGGTGATGATGTCGTCCCCCGCGACCTCCTGGTCAGCGGAACCACCGGGCCCACCGGCCCCGAGGCGCTCGTGCGCGACGAACGTGCCGCCGGCCTCGCGGGCCGCGCGGGCGAGCCGCGTGGTCCACAGATCCTCCCGGACGACGATCGCCACGACATCGCCCGCCGGCACTCCGCGGTCGAGCCCTTCGAGGTCCTCCGCACCCAGCACCGCCGCCGCCCCGCCCTCCGCCGTATCGGCGGGAACCACTCCCTCGGGGTCCAGCTCCCGCAGTTCCACCGAGGTCAGCGCGCCGCCCTCCGCCCTGCGGACGAAGGCCAGGTCTCCGGCGCGTACGGCTCCGGACGACGCGGCTTCGGCGAGCACGGGGGCGACCGACCCGGCGAAGCGACTGCCGGGGAAGGCGATGACGAGGTACTCCACAGGTCCGACGGCCACGGTCGCGTCCTCTCCGCATCCCGGCGGCCGCAGGAGCGGCGCCGGGGTGGATACGGCATTCCAGGGATGACATAAAGAAATCAGGAAACTTCGCACATAATATGCATCTCTGTCCCGATTCATCCCGATGTCGGGAGCCGTCGTGTTGCCGCCGTCGGCCCGCCCTGTCGGTTACGCGACCGTATGTAAAGGATCAAGTACATCTCCGCGAGGGCAAGGTCACAGCCTGTGCCCCTGCTGCTGGTTCGGCGCACTGGCCTAGCATCTGAGCATGACGGTCCAGCCTGCTGACGGGCTCTCTCCGGCCGCCGCGTTCCCCGACCCCTCCCATGACCAGTGGCAGACGCTCGTCGAAGGCGTACTGCGCAAGTCGGGCAAGGAAGTCTCGGGATCGGCCGCCGAGGAAGCGCTGTCCACGACACTGGAGGACGGGCTCACCACCCGCCCCCTCTACACCGCACAAGACGAGTCGCCGGACACCGGTTTTCCCGGCTTCGCCCCCTTCACCCGGGGCAGCAGGGCCGAAGGGAACGCGGCCGGCGGCTGGGACGTGCGCCAACGCCACACCCTGACCGACCCTGCCCGGCTCAACGAGGCGGTGCTCGGCGATCTGGAGAACGGGACCACCTCCCTCTGGCTCACCGTGGGCGGCCCCGTGGGCGTCCCCGTCGACGGGCTCGCCCGGGCGCTGGAAGGCGTCTACCTCGACCTCGCGCCCATCGCGCTCGACGCCCCGGCCGACCTGGACGCCGCCGCGACGGAGCTGCTGCGGCTGTACGGGGAACGCGGCGTCGCCAAGGACGAGGCGCGCGGCACACTGGGCGCCGACCCGCTCGGCCACGAGGCCCGGACGGGCGTCGAGGCGGACCTCGCCCCCACCGTGCGCTGGGCGCGGGTGTGCGAGGCGGAGTACCCGCGGCTGCGGGCCGTCGCCGTGGACGCGCTGCCCTACCACGAGGCGGGCGGTTCGGCCGCCGAGGAGCTGGGGCTCTCGCTGGCCGCCGGCGTCGCGTACCTGCGGGCCCTGACCGGTGCCGGGATGAGCGTGGAAGCGGCCTGCGGGCAGCTGGAGTTCCGCTACGCGGCCACCGCCGACCAGTTCCTGACCATCGCCAAGCTGCGCGCGGCACGGCGGCTGTGGGCGCGGGTCGCCGAGGCCTCCGGAGGGCCCGCCGCCGGGGCCCAGCGGCAGCACGCCGTCAGCTCGCCGGTGATGATGACGCGCCGCGACCCGTGGGTGAACATGCTGCGCACCACGCTGGCCACGCTCGGCGCGGGGGTGGGCGGCGCGGACTCCGTGACCGTACTGCCGTTCGATCACGCGCTGGGCCTGCCCGACGCGTTCGCGCGTCGGATCGCCCGTAACACCTCGACGATCCTCATGGAGGAGTCGCATCTGGCGCGGGTCATCGACCCGGCGGGCGGCTCCTGGTACGTGGAGCGGCTGACCGACGAACTCGCCTCGGCCGCCTGGGCGTTCTTCCAGGAGACCGAGCGGGCCGGCGGGCTGCCCGCCGCCCTGCGCTCCGGGATGGTCGCGGAGCGGCTCGCCGCCACCTGGGCCGCGCGCAGTGCGAAGCTGGCCCGTCGCAAGGAGCCGATCACCGGGGTGAGCGAGTTCCCGCAGCCGGGCGAGCGCCCGGTGGAGCGCGAGCCCGCGCCCGACGCGTACGCCGGGGCCCCGGGCGGTCTGCCCCGGGTCCGGCGCGACGAGGCGTTCGAGGCGCTGCGCGCCCGCTCCGACGCGCACCTCGCGGCGACCGGGAGCCGCCCGAAGGTGTTCGTCGCCGCGCTCGGTCCGGCCGCCGCGCACACGGCGCGGGTCTCCTTCGCCGTCAACCTCTTCGGGGCGGGCGGGATCGAGGCGGTCCACGATCCGGTGTCGGTGGAGGCGGACACCGCCGCCGACGCGCTGACCGCCGCCGGGGCGACGGTCGCCGTGCTGTGCTCGTCGGACGCGCTGTACGCCGAGCGGGCGGAGCAGGTGGCCGCCGCGCTGAAGTCGGCGGGAGCGGAGCGGGTGTTCCTGGCCGGCCGGCCGGGCGAGTACGCCGGGGTCGACGCCTACATCTTCGCGGGCTGCGACGCGGTCGCCGTTCTCACCTCCGTACTCGACCGCATGGGAGTGGCGTGATGACGACATCGCCCACGGATCGCCGACCCTCCGTTCCGGACTTCTCCGACGTGCCGCTCACGTCCTCCGCGCCGCCCGCCGGTTCCGCCGGTGAGTGGCAGGCTGCCGTGACCAAGGCGGCCGAGGGTGCCGAGGCCCCGCTCTGGGAGACGCCCGAGGGCATCACGGTCAAGCCGCTCTACACCGGTGAGGACCTGGAGGGCCTGGACGCGCTGCACTCGTATCCGGGCATCGCCCCGTATCTGCGCGGGCCCTACCCGACGATGTACGTCAACCAGCCCTGGACGATCCGTCAGTACGCCGGTTTCTCCACGGCCGAGGAGTCCAACGCCTTCTACCGGCGCAACCTCGCGGCCGGGCAGAAGGGCCTGTCGGTCGCCTTCGACCTGCCGACCCACCGGGGGTACGACAGCGACCACCCCCGGGTGACCGGTGACGTGGGCATGGCCGGCGTGGCGATCGACTCGATCTACGACATGCGCCAGTTGTTCGACGGCATTCCGCTGGACCGGATGTCGGTGTCGATGACGATGAACGGCGCGGTCCTTCCGGTGCTGGCGCTGTACATCGTGGCGGCCGAGGAACAGGGCGTGCCGCCCGAGAAGTTGGCCGGGACCATTCAGAACGACATTCTGAAGGAGTTCATGGTCCGCAACACCTACATCTATCCGCCGTCGCCCTCGATGCGGATCATCTCCGACATCTTCGCGTTCACCTCGCAGCGGATGCCGCGCTACAACTCCATCTCGATCTCCGGCTATCACATCCAGGAGGCCGGAGCTACGGCCGACCTGGAGCTGGCGTACACGCTGGCCGACGGGGTGGAGTATCTGCGCGCCGGTCGTGAGGCCGGGCTGGACGTCGACGCGTTCGCGCCGCGGCTCTCGTTCTTCTGGGCGATCGGCATGAACTTCTTCATGGAGGTCGCGAAGCTGCGGGCGGCCCGGCTCCTGTGGGCGCGCCTGGTGAAGCAGTTCGACCCGAAGAACCCCAAGTCCCTCTCCCTGCGCACCCATTCGCAGACGTCCGGCTGGTCGCTGACCGCGCAGGACGTGTTCAACAATGTGACGCGCACCTGCGTGGAGGCGATGGCCGCGACCCAGGGGCACACCCAGTCGCTGCACACCAACGCGCTGGACGAGGCGTTGGCGCTGCCCACCGACTTCTCCGCCCGCATCGCCCGTAACACGCAGCTCCTGCTCCAGCAGGAGTCCGGCACCTGCCGGGTCATCGACCCGTGGGGCGGCAGCGCGTACGTGGAGAAGCTGACGCGGGACCTGGCGGACCGGGCCTGGCAGCACATCGAGGAGGTCGAGGCGGCCGGCGGGATGGCGAAGGCCATCGACGCGGGCATCCCGAAGCTCCGGGTGGAGGAGGCCGCCGCGCGCACGCAGGCGCGGATCGACTCCGGGCGGCAGCCGGTGATCGGGGTGAACAAGTACCGGGTGGAGACCGACGAGAAGATCGACGTCCTCAAGGTCGACAACTCCTCGGTGCGCACCCAGCAGATCGAGAAGCTGCGCCGGCTGCGCGAGGAGCGGGACGAGGTGGCGTGCCAGGAGGCGCTGCGCGCGCTGACGGCCGCCGCCGAGCGCGACCCGGGACCGGGTCTGGAGGGCAACCTGCTGGCGCTGGCGGTCGACGCGGCGCGCGCGATGGCGACGGTCGGGGAGATCTCGGACGCGCTGGAGAAGGTGTACGGGCGGCACGCCGGGCAGATCCGTACGATCTCCGGTGTGTACCGCAAAGAGGCAGGAGAGTCCCCTTCGGTGGACCGCACCCGCGCGCTGGTCGAGGCCTTCGAGGAGGCCGAGGGCCGTCGTCCGCGCATCCTGGTCGCCAAGATGGGGCAGGACGGCCACGACCGGGGCCAGAAGGTGATCGCCACGGCCTTCGCCGACCTGGGCTTCGACGTGGACGTCGGCCCGCTGTTCCAGACGCCCGGCGAGGTGGCGCGGCAGGCCGTCGAGGCCGATGTGCACATCGTGGGCGTCTCCTCGCTGGCGGCGGGGCACCTGACCCTGGTGCCCGCGCTGCGTGAGGAGCTGGCCGCCGAGGGGCGCGAGGACATCATGATCGTGGTGGGCGGGGTGATTCCGCCGCAGGACATCGAGGCGCTGCACGAGGCGGGCGCCGCCTCGGTCTTCCCGCCGGGGACGGTGATCCCTGACGCGGCCCATGACCTGGTGACGCGGCTCGGCGCCGCGCTCGGCCACGAGCTGTGAGCCGCTGACCGGATGGCTGCGAAGATCGACATCGACGGTTATGTGCGGGGAGTTCTCGACGGCAGGCGGGCGTTCGTGGCGCGCGCGATCACGCTCGTCGAGTCGACCCGAGCCGAACACCGGGTACTGGCTCAGGAGTTGCTGAGCCGGCTGCTGCCGCACGCGGGGGCTGCCCGGCGGATCGGGATCAGCGGGGTGCCGGGCGTGGGCAAGTCCACGTTCATCGACGCGCTCGGCACGATGCTCACGGGGCTCGGGCACCGCGTGGCGGTACTGGCGGTCGATCCGTCCTCCAGCCGTACGGGCGGCTCCATCCTGGGCGACAAGACGCGGATGGAACGTCTGGCGGTGGACCCGGCCGCCTTCGTCCGCCCCTCCCCCACGGCGGGCACGCTGGGCGGGGTGGCCAAGGCGACCCGGGAGTCCATCGTGGTGATGGAGGCGGCGGGGTACGACGTGGTGCTGGTGGAGACGGTGGGCGTCGGGCAGTCGGAGACGGCGGTGGCGAACATGGTCGACACGTTCCTGCTGCTGACGCTGGCCCGTACCGGCGACCAGTTGCAGGGCATCAAGAAGGGCGTCCTGGAGCTGGCGGACGCCATCGCGGTGAACAAGGCCGACGGACCGCACGAACGTGACGCCCGCTCGGCCGCGCGCGAACTGGCGGGCGCGCTAAGGCTGATGCATCCGGCGGACGCGGCCTGGACGCCACCGGTGCTCACGTGCAGCGCGCGCGAGTCGCTCGGCCTCGACACCCTGTGGGAGCGGCTGGAGCAGCACCGGACGCTCCTGGAGTCGACCGGGCGGCTGGCGGCCAAGCGCCGCGACCAGCAGGTGGACTGGACGTGGACGATGGTCCGCGACGCGTTGCTGGACGGCCTGCACAGCCACCCGGGGGTGCGGAAGCTCGCGCCTGAGCTGGAACAGCGGGTACGGGATGGCACGTTGACGGCGACGCTGGCCGCCGAGGAGATCCTCGGAGTGTTCCGCGGTGGCCCGTCCGATGCGGACGGACCACGTCGTGGGGGCGGCGCCGGAGGGACCGGCTGAGCGCGTCGGCGTCGCCTGCCGAGCCGGATGCCGATCGAGGGGCCCTGGAGTTCACCACGGGCCCCTCGGTGTTTCCGGATGTCGGCGCGCCTCCGCGGGCGGCGCGCGGTGGGCTTCTCAGAAGGGTTCGGCGGCCTGGAGGAGTTCCCGGGGCAGGTACGGGGACTCGACGCGGATGTCCCAGCCTCGCCGGCGGGCGTGGCAGGCGAGTGCGAGTGCGTCGAGGGAGACGGCCGCGGCCGGGTCGTCGGCCCGGTCGGCGACCTGGTAGTGGGCGCGATGGGCTTCGAGCGCGTCGGCCAGCGCCAGGTTGAAGCTCTCCGCGTCGCCTTCCACGAGCTGCGACAGCAGGACGGCCGGTGGCATCGCGAAGCCCCAGTCCTTGGCCTTCTCGGCCTGCCGCAGCGCCCGTTCGGCCGCGGCTTCGGGGTCCGTGCCCTTCAGGTAGGCGTGCAGTGCCTCGCGGTAGGCGCTGAACGCGGAGCCGTCCGGGCAGGCGAACGCCGGGCCGGTGAGGACGAGAGGGGCGAGGTCCTCGCGCGCGCCGGTGATGAGGGCGAACACGGTGGCCTTGTGCCAGGGGCCGGGCCCGGTCCTCTCGTCGCGCCGGGCCCGGTAGCGCAGGGACCGGCCGTCGATGGTGACCTCGACGTCGGAGCCCGGCTCCGCCAGCGCGACGCGGAACAGCGCCGCTCCCATCTGCGAGGCCAGACGAACGCTCCTGAGCTGGGCGTCCGTGCATCCGTCGGACGCCGCCGACCGCCACGTGAACAGGCGCTCCTGATCGCCCATGGAGCTGCCGAGCCGCCACACGGCGGGGGCCTCCCCGTCGACAGGGGTGAACGCCGCGCGGACGCGCTCCTCGTACCGGTCCTCGATCCCGGGGTCCACCGTCCGGGCCGGGGCCGGCCGCTCCACCGTCAGCGGGCCCTTCGCGAGCGCGGCCACCGCGTCCGGCCGCCGGTCCCGTCCGAACCCGGCGACCCGCGGGCCCCGGTTCTCGAAGCCGGTGACCAGCGCGTGCGGGAGGTAGTCGGTCCG
The nucleotide sequence above comes from Streptomyces sp. NBC_01116. Encoded proteins:
- a CDS encoding tyrosine-protein phosphatase, with translation MQTARTVPAATVVNLRDLGGIALGRDRRVRQGVLFRSGQLSELDPESDRAVSALGIRTVVDLRTADERQWAPDRLPDRARLFVADVLGDHPGVAPARLRSLLADPVEAERALGGGRAEELFAETYRKMVLSPGAAAAYRAFLETVADPAARPLLFHCTAGKDRTGWAAAVLLMLLGAARATVRSDFLAVNPAVRAAFAPYVTKFLDGGGDPAVAAAIIEVRPRYLDVALDAMDERWGGLDGYVRDGLRVPDAALERLRDGLVLRG
- a CDS encoding DUF6325 family protein; protein product: MAVGPVEYLVIAFPGSRFAGSVAPVLAEAASSGAVRAGDLAFVRRAEGGALTSVELRELDPEGVVPADTAEGGAAAVLGAEDLEGLDRGVPAGDVVAIVVREDLWTTRLARAAREAGGTFVAHERLGAGGPGGSADQEVAGDDIITRLERLAELWKRDVLTDAEFVDQKTKLLSD
- a CDS encoding methylmalonyl-CoA mutase family protein, coding for MTVQPADGLSPAAAFPDPSHDQWQTLVEGVLRKSGKEVSGSAAEEALSTTLEDGLTTRPLYTAQDESPDTGFPGFAPFTRGSRAEGNAAGGWDVRQRHTLTDPARLNEAVLGDLENGTTSLWLTVGGPVGVPVDGLARALEGVYLDLAPIALDAPADLDAAATELLRLYGERGVAKDEARGTLGADPLGHEARTGVEADLAPTVRWARVCEAEYPRLRAVAVDALPYHEAGGSAAEELGLSLAAGVAYLRALTGAGMSVEAACGQLEFRYAATADQFLTIAKLRAARRLWARVAEASGGPAAGAQRQHAVSSPVMMTRRDPWVNMLRTTLATLGAGVGGADSVTVLPFDHALGLPDAFARRIARNTSTILMEESHLARVIDPAGGSWYVERLTDELASAAWAFFQETERAGGLPAALRSGMVAERLAATWAARSAKLARRKEPITGVSEFPQPGERPVEREPAPDAYAGAPGGLPRVRRDEAFEALRARSDAHLAATGSRPKVFVAALGPAAAHTARVSFAVNLFGAGGIEAVHDPVSVEADTAADALTAAGATVAVLCSSDALYAERAEQVAAALKSAGAERVFLAGRPGEYAGVDAYIFAGCDAVAVLTSVLDRMGVA
- the scpA gene encoding methylmalonyl-CoA mutase, which codes for MTTSPTDRRPSVPDFSDVPLTSSAPPAGSAGEWQAAVTKAAEGAEAPLWETPEGITVKPLYTGEDLEGLDALHSYPGIAPYLRGPYPTMYVNQPWTIRQYAGFSTAEESNAFYRRNLAAGQKGLSVAFDLPTHRGYDSDHPRVTGDVGMAGVAIDSIYDMRQLFDGIPLDRMSVSMTMNGAVLPVLALYIVAAEEQGVPPEKLAGTIQNDILKEFMVRNTYIYPPSPSMRIISDIFAFTSQRMPRYNSISISGYHIQEAGATADLELAYTLADGVEYLRAGREAGLDVDAFAPRLSFFWAIGMNFFMEVAKLRAARLLWARLVKQFDPKNPKSLSLRTHSQTSGWSLTAQDVFNNVTRTCVEAMAATQGHTQSLHTNALDEALALPTDFSARIARNTQLLLQQESGTCRVIDPWGGSAYVEKLTRDLADRAWQHIEEVEAAGGMAKAIDAGIPKLRVEEAAARTQARIDSGRQPVIGVNKYRVETDEKIDVLKVDNSSVRTQQIEKLRRLREERDEVACQEALRALTAAAERDPGPGLEGNLLALAVDAARAMATVGEISDALEKVYGRHAGQIRTISGVYRKEAGESPSVDRTRALVEAFEEAEGRRPRILVAKMGQDGHDRGQKVIATAFADLGFDVDVGPLFQTPGEVARQAVEADVHIVGVSSLAAGHLTLVPALREELAAEGREDIMIVVGGVIPPQDIEALHEAGAASVFPPGTVIPDAAHDLVTRLGAALGHEL
- the meaB gene encoding methylmalonyl Co-A mutase-associated GTPase MeaB, yielding MAAKIDIDGYVRGVLDGRRAFVARAITLVESTRAEHRVLAQELLSRLLPHAGAARRIGISGVPGVGKSTFIDALGTMLTGLGHRVAVLAVDPSSSRTGGSILGDKTRMERLAVDPAAFVRPSPTAGTLGGVAKATRESIVVMEAAGYDVVLVETVGVGQSETAVANMVDTFLLLTLARTGDQLQGIKKGVLELADAIAVNKADGPHERDARSAARELAGALRLMHPADAAWTPPVLTCSARESLGLDTLWERLEQHRTLLESTGRLAAKRRDQQVDWTWTMVRDALLDGLHSHPGVRKLAPELEQRVRDGTLTATLAAEEILGVFRGGPSDADGPRRGGGAGGTG
- a CDS encoding immunity 49 family protein gives rise to the protein MSGAVVSAAREDFVNRIGGQVRSMSKGVRMATYEWQSIADEFLDYLGALSVDTPDLDTAEAAAALKDASEAAAGAVAYAAYHPHCAFQISLDYVNFGMSYDPGADAPEESVTAGEWIDALCLAVLRDRAAWHGEAFRFARDKFLAQTRGTPVGELATGLMAVVLDDTGDEEEYPPSAQARLAAADAALDRIRVRAEETGEPLLDRPGSAALHALRALAAGDRESFDAALADLLARHAALHSGPSASPGSLLPLVPLALAALAYRTLGWSPAVRTDYLPHALVTGFENRGPRVAGFGRDRRPDAVAALAKGPLTVERPAPARTVDPGIEDRYEERVRAAFTPVDGEAPAVWRLGSSMGDQERLFTWRSAASDGCTDAQLRSVRLASQMGAALFRVALAEPGSDVEVTIDGRSLRYRARRDERTGPGPWHKATVFALITGAREDLAPLVLTGPAFACPDGSAFSAYREALHAYLKGTDPEAAAERALRQAEKAKDWGFAMPPAVLLSQLVEGDAESFNLALADALEAHRAHYQVADRADDPAAAVSLDALALACHARRRGWDIRVESPYLPRELLQAAEPF